The genomic region CAAAAGATATTTCAAAAGATAAAGTTCTGGTTGTATTTCATATAACTGAAGGTCCTTATGTAAAAATAGAAAATGTAAAAATTAAAATTCTGGGAACTGTAAATAAAAAGGTTTCCAGTGGTATAGATGACATTGTCTATAAAATAAAAGGCAAACCATATTCTGAAAGTAAAATAGCAGAAATAAAAGATTCTATTTCGTATCTTTTAAAAGAAAACGGCTATTTAAACGCTGAAGTTTCGGAAAGTTTCGGTGACTCAACGCTTAAGTTAGTTATAAATCCCGGCAGAGAGTTTCTTGTTGTAAGGTTGTTGAACCTTCCTATCAAATTGAATAGAAGGCTGCCCTTTCCATATTCTCCGGAGTTTGAAGAAAAGTTGAAATCAGACATTTCCGATTACTATAGAGATATTGGTTATCTTGACGTAAGGATTAGAATAGATAAGAAAGAAACGGTTAAAGGAAATCGGGTTCTTCTCTCTTTGCGTGTAAACACTGACAAAGGTCGGCGCTATTACGTAGGTTTTTCCCTGTTTGCAGGTTTAAGCAGAACGAATCTTTCGTCACTTGCTACTCTCAGAGTGGTAAGGCCTACGAGTTTTTACAGCAGAAAAAGAATAATAGAGCAGTATTCTATTCTTTCTGACACCAGAATATTTTCCATGATTGAACTGAAAGAAGTTAAGTCAGTAAGGACGGTTAATCCCGTTTTTGTTTTAAAGGAAGCACCGGTTTTGACGGTTAAAGGTTTTCTCGGTTACAGTTCGGATGCTGGCACCACTGTCAAGGGGACGGTAAGGAGCAGTTCACCTTTTGGTAAAGCATTTTCCATGTTTCTTTCTGGTGAATATAGGTCCACGGAAGGTTCTAATGTTTTTCTCAGAATTGGAAAGTCTGGTTTCTTTTCACCGAGGAACAGGGCGTATCTAAGCCTAATTCGTAAAACAGAGATTTTTGAGAGTTTTGATGTTGAACGTTATATAACGAGGTTTGAGATCAACAGAAAGCAGGGAAGGTCGCTGAAGCAAAATTATGGTGTGGAAGTTTCTAAGGAAATTGTAAACGATGTTACATCGGGAAAGACAAAGTTCTATAAAAAAACACTTTTTATTACCACCGATTATGATAGGAGAGACAGCTTTACGAATCCTGAGAGGGGATACAGATTTTATTTGAAACTTTCATATACTGGTGGCTTTTTAGGTGGTGATGCGGATTATTTTCTCTCAGAGTTAAAAATTCTGAAGCTGAAGCGTTTAAGAAGAAATCTCATTTTTGCTTTCAGGAGCGGTGCAGGTTATATAAGACCATTTTCAAAGGGTGTGCCTTTGCAGGACAGGTTTTATCTTGGTGGTGCAGAGAGCATTAGAGGTTATAAGTACGGAACAATTTCACCGGTGGATTCGCTGGGTAACTATGTTGGCGGTGATTTCTATTCTCTGGCAAGCTTTGAGTTAAGATATACTTTTTTTAAAGAGTTTCAGGTGGCACTCTTCTGTGATACCGGTGATGTTTTTCCCAGTGTTTCGGATTTTACTTTTAAGGACTGGTATTCTTCCGTAGGGGCTGGTTTTAGGTACCTTACGCCTGTAGGACCTCTCAGGGTAGATTATGGATACAAATTAAAGCCTATTGAGGGACAGGGAAGAGGAAGATTCCATATCTCTTTTGGTTTTCCTTTTTAGGAGAGGGAAATATGAAACGGAAAGTTTCGAGAAACGTTATTCTTTTAGGCTTGGTTAGTCTGCTTAACGATATGAGTAGTGAAATGATAGCACCTATAATTCCCGGTTATCTTATAGATGTCTTAAAGCTGAGAGAAATAACAAGTGGAGTTGTTGTCGGCCTTATAGAGAGTCTTAGTTCGATATTGAAGGTTCTTTTTGGCTATTTGAGTGATAAGTTTCAGAATAGAAAACTTTTTGTTGGAATCGGATACAGTATTTCTACATTTTCAAAAGCCATGCTCGGATTTACTAAAAGTTGGTTTGATTTTCTGGTTTTTAAAATTTTAGACAGGGTTGGGAAGGGAATAAGAACGGCACCTCGTGATGCGTTGATTGCAGAATCTACCGGTAGTAACGGTAGTGGTAAAGCTTTTGGTTTTCATCGTATGATGGATACCTTTGGTGCGGTACTTGGCCCTCTGATTGCCCTCGGTATTCTTGCATTTCTGAAGACTGGAGGTGCCTCTTCTTACAGAACAGTTTTCTTCCTCTCTGCCGTTCCGGGTATTTTTGCAGTTATGATTATTGTTCTTTTCGTAAAAGATACGGGAAGAAAAGTAAAGAAAAAAATTGAGAGACTTGTTTCTGTTGAAAAACGGGAAATAAAATACTTTCTCGCAGTTGTGGCCGTGGGTGCTTTAGGAAGATACAGTTACGCTTTCGTTCTGTGGAAAGCCAGGAGTCTCGGGTATTCTACAATAGATAACCTGCTTTTTTACGCCCTTTTTAACCTTGTGTATGCTATTTTTTCTTATCCAGCAGGTGTTCTTGCTGACATTTTCGGGAAGAAAAAGTTAATTCTGACAGGTTTTCTCATTGGAGCGGGAGCTTCTGTTACTTTTTATGCGGCTAAAAGTATTGTTGGACTTGTTGTTGCTTTTATACTCTATGGGATTTATGTTGCAATAGACGACACGGTTCCCGTTTCTTTCATGGCAGATGTTGCCGGTGAAAAGAAAAAGGGAACGGTTATAGGTACCTATCATACTGTTTTTGGTGTTTTTGTCCTTCCCGCTTCTGTAATTGCCGGCTTTCTGTGGCAGAATTATACTATAGATGTAGCTTTCCTGTTTGCAGCATGCATGAGTTTCCTTGCTTTTTTGATGTTACTTGGTTTTAGAACCACTTCTTGTAGTTAATTTCAAATTTAAAGATTCTGTCACCGGTTGCCTGTGGATTTATAGAGTAGCTGAATCCCAGATTCAGGTTATCTTTCCCGACGAGCATGCCTCCTATACCGCCTCCTGTTGAGACTCCCCATCCGTAAACGGTATTGTAGCCCGTACTTATATTAAAGAACGGCCGCCACACTCTTACATAATTGTATTTGTTTTCGTAGCCGAACTCAAAACCAATTCCCACTTCCATGGAGCTTTCGGGGAGGGCATCTGCTGGCGGATAGTAAGTCATTTCATCAACAGCAGTGTTTGTATGGTTTTTTCCGTTGTAGAATGTTTTTAGTACATATGTTTTAAAAGTAAAATCTGGATAGCCTGCCCTTAATTTGTAAAGTATTTCTTCGTAGAGATTTGTGCCGCTTCCCAGATTTTTTCTGTCAGAAGAAAAATACTTGTTCCACTCTATGTTTGATGTTAAAGTTAAAGAGTTCATGACGGGATAAGATATGTAAATGCCGGCAGTGCTTTTATATCCTGCAGACATTAGATATACAGATTCATCAGCGGTTGTCGCTGATGAACCTTCTACTTTTACCTCAGTTCTGTGATTTAAAAGTGTTCTGTAAGTTAAAGTCAATCCGACATTTGTGCTTTTGTTTTTAATTATGTTAAAGCTTAATTTTGCACTCCCTGTTGAAAACAATTTTTCAACGTAAAGGTCTGTAGCATATCTGTCAAATAACTTTCTGTATTCGCTTTTGTTTAGAAACTTTGTGTTTGACTGATGAATGCCTGCATATACTCCGTTTCCTTTTTTTCCATATTTGAAGGAAAAGTCTGTTCTGATATCGTAAAGGCCTGAGCGGTCTTCCAGTGTTTCCGATATTACCCCGTAATTTCGGTATTGTGTATTTAAATCTCTAAGTTGTTTATATAGTTCTTCATCGTACGGATTATGTGTTAGTTTAATAAAAGCGGTGTTGAGAGCTTTTCCCGGTTTTCCTTCAAGAGTTAAAGCGGTTACTCTATCCCTTATGGGCAGTACGGGGCCGTAGTTTGAAGTTAACTTCATCATCTTGTACCGGTCGTCTTCGTAAAGTGCCAGGTTTAACTGAAGCCACTTTGAAACATCCTCTCTGTGTCTTGTTACGAGATAATCCACTTTTTCCGTTTGTCCTGATTTTATTAAGAATGAATAGTAAAGTTCTTTATACACTTTTGGCGGGAGGAACTTTTGTGATGCTTGAAGTTCTCTTTCAAACTTCCAGAGTGGTTCGTAGTACATGGCAACGCGCAGATAAGAAACCAGTTCATCCGGATTCTTAAACATTCCTTGTTTTTCTATGATCTTTTTCATTTTTTTGAAAAGGTTGAATCTTATAGCTCTGGCTTCTTCGGGCTTGCCGTATAGTTCAAGAATATCAGCTTTTGTTAAAAGCATGGAAAAGTCTGAGGGTGGAATCTTTACCGACTTTATAAGTTTAAGTGCTTCTTTACCGTTCTGAAGGTACAGGTAAGCTGCTATGAACGGATAGGGATTTAGAACGGCATACTTTTTATAATTAAAAAGGGCTTTTTCCAGATCTTTTATATCCTGGTTATCCATTAAAAAGTAAATGTACTGTTCTATGAGCTCTGTGTTTTTTCGGTTTTTAAGCTCTATCTCCATTAATGATTTTGCTTTTTTTACTTTTCCAATATTTGATAAGGCGAGAACATAAACAGATAAAGGATAATTTTCTGATAACAATCTTCTTTTTTCCGCTTCCGGAAGGGAATCGATCGTGCTTATAATAAGTTTCCATCTTTTCAGTTTACTTGCCAGGCTCAGAAAATCTATCATAAAGTCCTCTATTCCTGTTGCTTTGTAGCCTTCAAGTGCATATTTCATGGCTTTTTCAGGATTTACTGAAGCGTAAAAGAGAATTATCCGTGAATAATCAAAGTCTTTCCCCTTCCCTGTATTAACCAGAGTTTCTGACGCTCTTGCGGCGGTTTCATAGTCTCCCAGTGCCCATGCAAGGTTTCCCATTAACTGCCAGTAGTCTGTAAGGCTTTCAGGGACGGAGTCGGCATTGTTTTTTAAAACTTGCAGGGCTTTGTCAAACTTCCTGTCCGAAATAAAAATTTTTGCTTCTATCAATGCATCGTTATACGTATATTTCTTCAGAATTTTAAGTTTTTCAAGTTCTTTTAAAGCTTTTTGTTTCTCTCCGTAAAACCAGTAGATAAAAGCCGCTTCTCTTATTAGTTGAGGATTGTTGCCGTAAACTTTCTCTGCAAGTTCTATTCCTTTATCAATGTTCCCCATTTTTCTGAAAAAGGCAATTAAATCTTTATAGAACAAAACTTTGTGTCCTTTTTTGATTTCTTCCTCTATTAACTTTTGTGCGGTTTCTTCATCTCCCAGCACCAGAGCTAAAGAATATGTTCTGTGGAATACTTTTTCTTCATTGAAACTGAAATATAATTTCTTGTAGGCCTGCAGCGCTACCGGCTGGTTATCAAGCCAGAGGGAAATTTTGGCAAGCCACTCCCACCAGAATTTGTGTTCTGGAAAAAGAACAGTTCCTCTTCTGGCAACCTCAAAAGCCTTTTTCAGGTTGTTGTTGCCTAAAAATATACGGAGAGAAGTTTTCAGGATTTCTTCTCTGTTATTGAGATTTGCAGTAACTGTTTTATACAACTTCTTCTCTATTTTTCTCGGTGATGTTGGAGCGAAAAAGAAATTTTTAATGCCCAGTAGGGAAAGTTTTTTGGAAAACTTTTTCAGGTCTTTAATGGATTTAGATAGCCCTATTCTTACAGTATAAAGTCCTCTGTCAGTTCTATATATAAACGCGTCTCTTTTTATACTTTCAGGAAGGTTGTTGAGATATCTGGCAGCCTTTTTATACGACTGGAAGGTTCCCAGCTGGACAGAATAGTACAGTGTATTTTTCTTTTTTTCTCCGGTAAAACCTTTCACTTTATTGGCATCTGTTGGAACTATAAAAGCACCGGAAATTCCGAATTTTTCAAGAAGGTTCTTTTCCTGCTTTAGTTTTCTTACCGTTTCAGCCACATCAAATCTAACGGTTACCTTTCCTGAATCTGTTATATAAATAAATGACTTTTTTTTAAGGCTTGTCGGGAGATTTTCAAGAAATTTTTCCGCCTGAGAGCGGCTTCTGAAAGTTCCGAGTTGCCATGAATAGGCTATGCTTCCGGCAAAAGCCACTGAAGGAAGCAAGAGACAACATGTGTACAGCCAGATTTCCTTTATTCTTCTCACCTTTTTCCCCCGTAAATTCTTACAGCTTTGTCGGCAAGTTGAAGAGATAGGTTTCGGTCGTTGAGTGCCATAGAAGTTTTTAGTAGAAAGAGTGCCATTTCAGGGTCATTTAGATAGTGCATCCCGTACTTTATTATGAGATGTTTTACCAGTTCTTTTTTCCCTGCCCATAATGCTATTTCCACCGTTTTTTTAAAGTAATATTTTTCTTTTGTTGCCTTAAATGCTTCGTAAGCATACTTGAATGCGCTGTTGTAGTCTTTTACTGCAAGAGCCATGTTGATCAAATTGTTTACATCTTTTCTGGAGAAATTGCCACTTTTAAGAAGTTGTTCTCCGTAGAAATATCCTCTATCAAAGTCGCCTGCTGCTACAGAAAGACGGAATGCTCTTCTTAGAAATTCCAATTTTTTTCTTCCGGTAGAATGGTTTATTAAAAAGTTTAGATGTTTAAATGCTTCGTCGTAATTTTTAAGTATAACGGCAAGTTTAAGTGCCTTTTTATGCCAGTTTACAGAATCTTTACCCATATTTGTCAGCTTATCTGCTGCAAGATACGCTATATCTGCGAAGCCAAATTTTAAGGATTCGGTATAGATATTCTTTACCGTTTCAGGGTCAAAGTTTGTTAAAGCTAAATATTTAAGGGTTTTCTTGATTTGCTTTTTAATTGCGTTTTTTTCGTTCGGCGCTGCCTGAGAGTACTTTTCCTCGAGAATTGCAAGTTTTATTTTCAGTAGTTCTCTTCTGGAAACCGGAATGCTTCCCATTTTCTCCAGTTCTTTTAAAAACTTCTCTGCCTCTTTAATATTTCCACTTTTTATGTCATTTTTTATGAGCACCATAATAAGCTTGGGATCTTTTTTAATTCTAAGGAGGCTTTCTATGTATACTCTTGAAAGTCCAAAGTTTAAATTTTCTTTTCCACTTAGTATGGTTTCCGTGATCTCTCCTCCTGGAAATAGGAAAGCCGCCAGCACTATAAATAAAAGAACAAAAACAAGTATTTCCGCATTTGAAAATACCCTAATTTTTGCAAGTTGCTTCAATGCTTGCAGTTTTTTCTTTGAATCGAAATCTGATAAAACTTCCTTTTTTGAAAATTTCGGGATTCCCGGAAGATTTAACATGACATCCTTCCTCTCTTATGGTAATTTCAAGTGGGACGTATCCTTTAAGAGAAATTTTATACCTTCTATTTTCTTTCTCAAAATCTGTTATTATTCCATTTGATTCTACAAGAATAAAAGGATTATTGTCAGTTCTGGAAAGCTTCAGCTCATAATTTCCAGAATTATCAAGGCTTATGTAGAGACTGTTGTTAATTTTTCTGTAGCCAACGACGCCTTTGGATTTATCGATATCAGGATAACCTTCCGATAGCGGGATTCTAATTGTTCTTAAACTCCCCGCATTTTTAAAAATCCATTTATTTTTTTGCCTAGCTATGGCACTTCCCCTGAATTCCATCACTTTTTGAGCGTAATCTGACAAATATTCTGGAATAGGTTTCTGGGAAAGAGCCCATTTATATACCTTTTCAAGTGCTTTAAGCGAAGCTATTTTCTGTCCTGAATACCAGTGATAGTAGAGGCTTATGGGCTTCAGCCTCCGCGGTTTTTCTGTTAGTTTAAATGTTTGAATTACTCTTACGTAGCCACCAAAGTTTTTCCATAGATTTGTGTAGATGTTCTCATTTTGGATAGGTGCATAGATTTGAAAATACTTTCCTTTGTTTATGCCCATAGGGGAAATAAGATAAAGAAATGGCGAATTGAAAGTAGCACTTGTATCTCCTCCATTTACATTGTAAACTCTGGCTTTGTAAGTTAATTCAATGGCTTTTTTGGGAGGCACGCAATCTCCGGTCCACAGGAAAACTTTTACCTTTTTGTTCTCAGGTGTTAAATATTTATTTATGTAATTTATTGACCAGATGATTTCTTTTTTGAGTGAAGGTTTATATCCTGGGATTGGAAGGTTGTGGCCGTATTCAGGATTTTTCTCTTCGGGGGGTAGTCCCTCAGACATCCTCAATGTGTCGTACCAGTTGAAAGGATGAGAGTAGGAGTGACTTGCTGGCTCAACATTTTCAAGAGAAAAAATGCTTCTGGCAATGTTTTTAAGTCTATCTGATAGTTCTGGATAAAGGTCGGTTATTACTCCTACTATAACGGAAGCCGTTGTGGGAACCCTGTATTTTTTAATAATTTTGTCTCTTAAAACTTCTCCTGAAAATCTAAACGGAGGAAAGTCTGCCTTTCCCTCAAAGCCGTCTCCATCTATGTGAACCGTCATTATTCTTCTTCCATTTTCGGTAGTCACATCGTAAGCCGGCAGATACCCGAAAACTTTCCGGAACAGTGAAAATGGATTTAAGACCCATAAAGTCATGTCCTGCATTGTTTTTATCAGGATGTCCTGATTTGCGTATCCTCCCCAGTTCATTAGAGCAACAGGAACGAAAATCTGCCCAATGCTGTTTCTGTATTCCACAACGGATGTTCCGTTAAACGGTTTTATCAGTATATCTGCAGGTTCGGGTTTACCTTTTATTTCAAATCCAAAATCTCCAGGGAATTTAAGCAATTTTAATCCTGCAGTTACCGGGGCCTTGTTTTCAAAAGCTTCAATGCCCAGTCTTTTTAAAAATCGGTAGTCAAAGAGGTTGTAAGGGTCCACGAGAAAAACTTTTTTCCCTGCATGAATTTCTTTTAATAGCCAGTTTTCAAATTTTTTCCTGTTTTTTGGTTTAATCCCGTTCATCAACCATACAAGAATACCTCTGTAAGAGTCATCAAGTTCCGGAAGCTTCTCAGGATGGTATTTAAAAAGAACCGGTGTATATCCAAGCCATTCAAGAGGGAGCTGTGCCATTTGATGGGCAGGATTGTTGTCCACCGTTTCATCGTAAATGATGGCGATCTTTCTCGGTATGAACTGATAAACACCCGTACCTATATGCTTGAGATTTTTGTCCGTAACCCAGGGGATAAATCCCATGTTTTCTATTTGTTCAGCATCCTGTGCTGCGATTGTTTTGTTGTCGGTGTAGTCAATTACTATTACCGGAATCCCCGAGTTTTTAATTTCTGTCAGTTTTTTGAGCAGCCACCGTGTATCACTTTCCGGCATTTTGATGTAGTTGTGATTTTTGTCAAGGCCAAAGAACAGAGACTCTGCTACAATGCCATTTATGTAGTTTTTAACTTTTGGGAATATTTCAAATGGCCTGTTTAAGAGAATGATCTTTTCAGGATATAGTTTTCTTATTTTTCGGATAAATTCCGCTTCGGCTTCCTCGTAGCTTTTCCATTCTTTTTCAGGAAGCGCCAGCTGATAAGAGTCGAGCGTATCGAACATAAAACCACTGTAATTTCCTGAAAGTGCTTGTATCTTCTTAAGAATGATTTTCTGACACATTTGTTTTCTTATATCAACCACGTTGCTTTTCCATGTTCTGTTCTTTCCTATGATGCATGTTCGGGGCATTGAGCTTATGCTATCTTCTCCGAGGCTAAAGTAAGCTATAAGCTTTCCGTGTTTTTTCATGTAGTATCTCTCTTTTTGAAACTGCATGTTAAAAGTTGAAGGATCAACGACTATCCAATCGTAAAGGTAGAGAATCTCCTCGGGAGGATTCGAATAAATAACAGCCACGGAAGGTTTTTCTCTTCCGTAAGCAACGTTCCATATTAAAAGACTAAATAAGCATAAAAGTCCTGTAATGAATCTCATTCAGGAACCTCCTGAGCAAAAAGATACCTACAAGAAAACTTATAATCAGTGACAGAAAAAATCCGTAACCGTAGAAAAAAGGTCCTATTGCTATACTCAGTTCTGATAGTAAAAAGTTGAAGACGGCGAAGGTAAGCGTTGTGTAAAGTGCATATATCTTGAGGTCAAAGTAAAAAAGTACAGATAGAATGGCCATTACGACAAGTTGTAAGTATGTTCCGAGGAGAAGAACGTTAAACAGGGGTAAATACAGTAGAGAAAGGTGGAAGAACCTGAAAATAACTATTTCCATCAAAAAAATAAGAATTACAGCGATTGCCTGGATTCTAAAAACTTCCTGAATAAGTGTTCTGACAGCAACGACAAGTTCGTGACCAAGTTCATATATTCTGTCTAAAGTTTCTCCTTCTCTTACAGCAGAATAATATCTGTCGTAGTGTTCAGCGAATTCACTCTCCAGCTTAAGAAAAAATATACCCATTCCTGGAGCTATTGCCAGGTAGGCAAGGAATATAGGGACATCGTAAACTATGGATGCTCTGAACGGTCCGATTACGGATTCTCCTGTTATGTTTGAAAGCCAGAATACGAACTTATCTGCCCAGATTGCCGTATTGTAGAAAAGTCCCACAAATGCCAGAGATATGTGAATTCTGTGTCTGTTAAGAAAGTCAAATTCTATGAGTTTTTTTGAGGAATAGTGTTTGAAGATGTAGCTCAGTAACATGATGAAAGTGAGGGCTATACCGCAGAAGTAAGAAAGCATTAAACCGCTGAGTCCAAACTTTCCGAAAAGAGGAGCAGTTATTATCATCAGTCCGAAGCCTAAAACGAAAGAGAGAAGTATGTATTTGTAGCTTTTAAACGATGTGAGTAAAGTGTTTATTATCCAGAAACCTGTCATAAGCGTTAGGGATA from Desulfurobacterium sp. TC5-1 harbors:
- a CDS encoding BamA/TamA family outer membrane protein codes for the protein MRYFFLLMGFVLLPFTVHAEIEVVSKVPFPEYLKKEFQRQAEVVCRVDNCSETVPKVLDILGFKAKWQNGKIVVEKNLRIKNVIFENLPPELLKTSKTIKNFLIGQRFSSSFVENARLLLRFKLEDIGFKDARVNVAVKTSPAGYIVVFHIKSGLPHQIEKLDVICDNFRIKKFVESRLKSIIGKRLQRSYLFNELKRIENHFVSLGYYNFEINTRIKIYGEGGKRKSVELIIRVKPGKQYKIKISGNYHIDSKKILKVLTFARDRAFDEFELEQSREKIVSVYKNSGFPYVKISVFTKDISKDKVLVVFHITEGPYVKIENVKIKILGTVNKKVSSGIDDIVYKIKGKPYSESKIAEIKDSISYLLKENGYLNAEVSESFGDSTLKLVINPGREFLVVRLLNLPIKLNRRLPFPYSPEFEEKLKSDISDYYRDIGYLDVRIRIDKKETVKGNRVLLSLRVNTDKGRRYYVGFSLFAGLSRTNLSSLATLRVVRPTSFYSRKRIIEQYSILSDTRIFSMIELKEVKSVRTVNPVFVLKEAPVLTVKGFLGYSSDAGTTVKGTVRSSSPFGKAFSMFLSGEYRSTEGSNVFLRIGKSGFFSPRNRAYLSLIRKTEIFESFDVERYITRFEINRKQGRSLKQNYGVEVSKEIVNDVTSGKTKFYKKTLFITTDYDRRDSFTNPERGYRFYLKLSYTGGFLGGDADYFLSELKILKLKRLRRNLIFAFRSGAGYIRPFSKGVPLQDRFYLGGAESIRGYKYGTISPVDSLGNYVGGDFYSLASFELRYTFFKEFQVALFCDTGDVFPSVSDFTFKDWYSSVGAGFRYLTPVGPLRVDYGYKLKPIEGQGRGRFHISFGFPF
- a CDS encoding MFS transporter, with the protein product MKRKVSRNVILLGLVSLLNDMSSEMIAPIIPGYLIDVLKLREITSGVVVGLIESLSSILKVLFGYLSDKFQNRKLFVGIGYSISTFSKAMLGFTKSWFDFLVFKILDRVGKGIRTAPRDALIAESTGSNGSGKAFGFHRMMDTFGAVLGPLIALGILAFLKTGGASSYRTVFFLSAVPGIFAVMIIVLFVKDTGRKVKKKIERLVSVEKREIKYFLAVVAVGALGRYSYAFVLWKARSLGYSTIDNLLFYALFNLVYAIFSYPAGVLADIFGKKKLILTGFLIGAGASVTFYAAKSIVGLVVAFILYGIYVAIDDTVPVSFMADVAGEKKKGTVIGTYHTVFGVFVLPASVIAGFLWQNYTIDVAFLFAACMSFLAFLMLLGFRTTSCS
- a CDS encoding tetratricopeptide repeat protein — protein: MRRIKEIWLYTCCLLLPSVAFAGSIAYSWQLGTFRSRSQAEKFLENLPTSLKKKSFIYITDSGKVTVRFDVAETVRKLKQEKNLLEKFGISGAFIVPTDANKVKGFTGEKKKNTLYYSVQLGTFQSYKKAARYLNNLPESIKRDAFIYRTDRGLYTVRIGLSKSIKDLKKFSKKLSLLGIKNFFFAPTSPRKIEKKLYKTVTANLNNREEILKTSLRIFLGNNNLKKAFEVARRGTVLFPEHKFWWEWLAKISLWLDNQPVALQAYKKLYFSFNEEKVFHRTYSLALVLGDEETAQKLIEEEIKKGHKVLFYKDLIAFFRKMGNIDKGIELAEKVYGNNPQLIREAAFIYWFYGEKQKALKELEKLKILKKYTYNDALIEAKIFISDRKFDKALQVLKNNADSVPESLTDYWQLMGNLAWALGDYETAARASETLVNTGKGKDFDYSRIILFYASVNPEKAMKYALEGYKATGIEDFMIDFLSLASKLKRWKLIISTIDSLPEAEKRRLLSENYPLSVYVLALSNIGKVKKAKSLMEIELKNRKNTELIEQYIYFLMDNQDIKDLEKALFNYKKYAVLNPYPFIAAYLYLQNGKEALKLIKSVKIPPSDFSMLLTKADILELYGKPEEARAIRFNLFKKMKKIIEKQGMFKNPDELVSYLRVAMYYEPLWKFERELQASQKFLPPKVYKELYYSFLIKSGQTEKVDYLVTRHREDVSKWLQLNLALYEDDRYKMMKLTSNYGPVLPIRDRVTALTLEGKPGKALNTAFIKLTHNPYDEELYKQLRDLNTQYRNYGVISETLEDRSGLYDIRTDFSFKYGKKGNGVYAGIHQSNTKFLNKSEYRKLFDRYATDLYVEKLFSTGSAKLSFNIIKNKSTNVGLTLTYRTLLNHRTEVKVEGSSATTADESVYLMSAGYKSTAGIYISYPVMNSLTLTSNIEWNKYFSSDRKNLGSGTNLYEEILYKLRAGYPDFTFKTYVLKTFYNGKNHTNTAVDEMTYYPPADALPESSMEVGIGFEFGYENKYNYVRVWRPFFNISTGYNTVYGWGVSTGGGIGGMLVGKDNLNLGFSYSINPQATGDRIFKFEINYKKWF
- a CDS encoding tetratricopeptide repeat protein, which gives rise to MLNLPGIPKFSKKEVLSDFDSKKKLQALKQLAKIRVFSNAEILVFVLLFIVLAAFLFPGGEITETILSGKENLNFGLSRVYIESLLRIKKDPKLIMVLIKNDIKSGNIKEAEKFLKELEKMGSIPVSRRELLKIKLAILEEKYSQAAPNEKNAIKKQIKKTLKYLALTNFDPETVKNIYTESLKFGFADIAYLAADKLTNMGKDSVNWHKKALKLAVILKNYDEAFKHLNFLINHSTGRKKLEFLRRAFRLSVAAGDFDRGYFYGEQLLKSGNFSRKDVNNLINMALAVKDYNSAFKYAYEAFKATKEKYYFKKTVEIALWAGKKELVKHLIIKYGMHYLNDPEMALFLLKTSMALNDRNLSLQLADKAVRIYGGKR
- a CDS encoding endo alpha-1,4 polygalactosaminidase, yielding MRFITGLLCLFSLLIWNVAYGREKPSVAVIYSNPPEEILYLYDWIVVDPSTFNMQFQKERYYMKKHGKLIAYFSLGEDSISSMPRTCIIGKNRTWKSNVVDIRKQMCQKIILKKIQALSGNYSGFMFDTLDSYQLALPEKEWKSYEEAEAEFIRKIRKLYPEKIILLNRPFEIFPKVKNYINGIVAESLFFGLDKNHNYIKMPESDTRWLLKKLTEIKNSGIPVIVIDYTDNKTIAAQDAEQIENMGFIPWVTDKNLKHIGTGVYQFIPRKIAIIYDETVDNNPAHQMAQLPLEWLGYTPVLFKYHPEKLPELDDSYRGILVWLMNGIKPKNRKKFENWLLKEIHAGKKVFLVDPYNLFDYRFLKRLGIEAFENKAPVTAGLKLLKFPGDFGFEIKGKPEPADILIKPFNGTSVVEYRNSIGQIFVPVALMNWGGYANQDILIKTMQDMTLWVLNPFSLFRKVFGYLPAYDVTTENGRRIMTVHIDGDGFEGKADFPPFRFSGEVLRDKIIKKYRVPTTASVIVGVITDLYPELSDRLKNIARSIFSLENVEPASHSYSHPFNWYDTLRMSEGLPPEEKNPEYGHNLPIPGYKPSLKKEIIWSINYINKYLTPENKKVKVFLWTGDCVPPKKAIELTYKARVYNVNGGDTSATFNSPFLYLISPMGINKGKYFQIYAPIQNENIYTNLWKNFGGYVRVIQTFKLTEKPRRLKPISLYYHWYSGQKIASLKALEKVYKWALSQKPIPEYLSDYAQKVMEFRGSAIARQKNKWIFKNAGSLRTIRIPLSEGYPDIDKSKGVVGYRKINNSLYISLDNSGNYELKLSRTDNNPFILVESNGIITDFEKENRRYKISLKGYVPLEITIREEGCHVKSSGNPEIFKKGSFIRFRFKEKTASIEATCKN
- the pelG gene encoding exopolysaccharide Pel transporter PelG, with translation MAGIAFELKKILKENRLTSLFLAFTYSTSLSAGPWIISIISIIVAGIVAERTTAEHETVRQYQIVITYITAFSLILSGAFQLLFTRYVADRLFEKEEERILPNFMGALLLNMLIGFLFAVSFTLLTSLREIYYRMPWFVVLFVLSLTLMTGFWIINTLLTSFKSYKYILLSFVLGFGLMIITAPLFGKFGLSGLMLSYFCGIALTFIMLLSYIFKHYSSKKLIEFDFLNRHRIHISLAFVGLFYNTAIWADKFVFWLSNITGESVIGPFRASIVYDVPIFLAYLAIAPGMGIFFLKLESEFAEHYDRYYSAVREGETLDRIYELGHELVVAVRTLIQEVFRIQAIAVILIFLMEIVIFRFFHLSLLYLPLFNVLLLGTYLQLVVMAILSVLFYFDLKIYALYTTLTFAVFNFLLSELSIAIGPFFYGYGFFLSLIISFLVGIFLLRRFLNEIHYRTFMLI